atcgattattattcgccagggctgccgaataatcgattttgatcatggtcagtttctggcaaccctagtctCGGTGGGAACTCAGTAGgcatcaatgtctctctgaGGTTTGTTCTCTCCCGGCTACATGTGTCACAGTTCTCTATCACTTTTGTTAACTCCTTGCTGAGTCCTGGCCACCACGGCACAGACTGTTTGGCTCTTTCTCTGCATTTGGTTATGCCCATGTGACCTTCATGCAGCTTGGTGAGCATGTCAGCTCTGAGCGATGTCGGGATCACTATCCTGCTACCATAAAGTAGGAGACCATTTTGAACTGTGAGCTCACCTGAAAGTGGCAGATAGGGTTGAAACACTCTCTCAATAGAGAACTTGTCTGGCCATCCCTCTGCACAGTACCTTTTTAACTGTTGGAGTATGGTGTCGTTGTCTTGGTGTGTCTGTATTTCCCTGAGTCTCTTTTCTGTAGCTGGCAGGCTTGCTATGACTGAGTCCACGGACAGATTGATCTCAATTTCATGAAGCCCCTCATTTATGTTGCTGACAGGAGCCCTGGATAGTACATCTGCAGTTGCGATGTCTTTGCCTGCCACATGTGATATGGTGTAGGAGAATCGCATCAGTCGCATGTGAAGACGCTGTATGCGTGGTGGGAGTTCATCCAAGCTCTTTGAGCCTAGCAGAGGAACCAAAGGCTTGTGATCAGTCTCAATGTGGAAACTTTTCCTGATGAGGAACTCTGCAAAGCTCTCGCAGGCCCAAGTTGATGCCAGAGCCTCCTTTTCAATCTGGGCATATCTCTGTTCAGTGCTGCTGAGAGATCTTGAAGCATATGCTACAGGTCGCCATTCGATGCCTGTTTGTCGCTGCAGAAGCACGGCACCCATCCCGTATGAAGATGAATCTGCAGAGACAAGAGTTTCAGCATTTGGGTCATACAGTGCTAGTCCCGGGGTGTCGTCAGATCCTTTTTGATGCTGTCAAAGGCCTGTTGCTGTTGTGGCCCCCAGGCCCACATGTTTGTTTTCTTTAACAAGTCTCTGAGAGGATGAGTTTTTTCAGTCAGGTGGGGTAGGAATTTCCTAAGGTGATTTGTCATCCCCAGAAAGCGTCTCACCCCACTGACATTACTGGGCTCTGTCATGGCTTTCACAGCGTTAATCTTGTCTGGGTCTGCGCTGACTCCAGATGCCTCTATAACTTGCCCCAGAAACTTTATTCTGCTTTTTGAGAACTCACACTTGTCGTTAAGTGTCACTCCTGCTTCCTGCAGTCGTGATAGCGTCCTCTTCAGCTTCTCATCGTGCTCTTTTTGTGTGGCTCCCCAGATGAGCACGTCGTCCATCTGACACACAACACCTTCCAGGCCCTCCAGGATACGTGACATTCGTTTTTGGAAGTGTTCTGGTGCTGATGATATTCCGAAGCACAGACGGTTGTAGCAGTATCGCTCAAATGGTGTTATGAAAGTTGTTAGCAGAGATGATTCCTTGGACAGTGGAATCTGCCAAAATCCTGCATTTGCATCAAGCTTTGAAAACACTTTAGCTCCAGCGATCTGTCCAAGGGTGTGCTCAACTGAGGGGAGGGGATGTTTCTCTCTCAACACTGATTTGTTCAGCTCAGTGAGCATATTCTCACCCTGCCTGTGCGCTTGGGCACCACGACCATGGGTGGACACCATTCTGTGGGCTTCTCCACCTTTGAGATAACACCCTGCTGCTCCATGCGGTCTAACTCCTCTTTAACCTTAGGAAAGAGTGGGAGAGAAATGCGCCTAGGGGTTGCAAGGGAAAACGGCTGTGCCCCCGGCTCCAGAACAATGTTGTATTCTCCCTCCATTTTTCCTAAACCAGAGAAAAGCTTtgggtcaatcaatcaatcaatcaatcaatcaatcaatcaatcaatcaatcaatcaatcaatcaatgtttatttatatagcccaatatcacaaatgttacatttgtctcagtggacttcacagtttgtacagaatatcaatatgacaatacgacaccctctgtccttagaccctcacatcgtacaaggaaaaacttccggagaaaacccacagtttaaaggggaacatgggagaaacctcagggagagcaacagaatagggatccctctcccaggacggacagacgtgcaatagatgccgtgagTAAAtcaaaaagataatacattttacagcgtaggtagaccaaatgtttggaaagaccaaatgtttggaaatgcacgtgtctataataagaagatgaatccaattGGGTACATTTGTTGTACTGTTTCCTTGGATTCTAGGGAGACATTATCTAGTCTAGCAACCAAGTGTAGTGCTAGAGCAGCCGACCCGCTTGGCCAGCCCTTCAACCACATATACATCTTCATTTATGCTTTTATCATTTTTACTCAGAGTGGCTTCAAACTTTCcttttacctttaaaagctccTTTCCTGGCCCCTTCAGAACCCTTGTTGGGCTCATCAGCCTGGTGAACTGGCTCTGAGTGTACAGTGTATGAGGAACTGCAGTAACATCTGCTCCAGTGTCGATTTTAAACACTGCATTGTAGCTTTCCACATTGATGTCTGTCATCCAAGGATTGTTCCTTATATCTTCTGATATTGAGCCCAGGAATGCAACATCATCATCTGTTTCCCCAGTCACTGTTGCAACGTTCCACTCTTGCCTTTTTTTATTCCTGCACACTCTGGCATAATGGCCTTGTTTTCTGCAGAGGTTGCACCTTGCATCATTTGCTGCAAACTGTGCCCTCTTGCATCTCCATCTCCACATCttctgcattgtgtttgtttatcCTGCGGTGCTATTTTCTCTTTGTGTGTTTTCACCATGGTTTTAACGTGCTTCGGGGCCGTGCGCCAAACTGTTGCCGCGCTGTCGAGCTGTGTGCTGGCGATGTctgtcctgaaattaactttGAGCATTTCTTGTTGCCTCTTTACCAGCTCACTTTGTCTAGATGTATTTATTGCTCTCTCTAGCGTCAGTTCAGGATCCATTTGTAATTGTTCTAGTCTTTTGTCTTTCAAACCGACCACCATTTCATCATGAAGAGCGCCTATCCACAGTGCTCCGCCAGGCAATGCAGCGCTGTATGGAAGCTGTCAGCCGACTCGCCCAGCTCCTGCTGTCTCTGATTCAACTTTGCCCTCTCGAAAATGATGTTTCTTCGAGCCATAAAGTGTCCATCCAGTCTTCCAGTAACTGTCACGTACTCACTCGCTTCCTCGGGGCTTAAGTGCAGAGAAGTCAGTATGTCCTCTGCCTCCTCTCCCATAGTGTAGATGAGGGCATTCACCTGATTCTCGTTCGGTTGTGTCTCTAATCCAGACGCAATGCGGAATCGTTCAAAGCGTTTTATCCACTTAGGCCAGTCATCTGCCTTGAAAGCATGCTTGAAAGTGAACTTTTCCGGTGGTGAGACTTGAAACTGGTTAATCGTGGCGCGCTAGCTTTAGCCTCTCCTTCGGCGTTCCACGGACAAAATAATAATAGACGGCACTAAACCTGACGTATTTTGGTCCGCTGGACACTAACATTGACTTGTTAATGTCTCGTTTtcacttctgacaccatgttCTATTGTTATATGTGTTCACTATAACTTATATAGAGGCTCTTGTATAGAAAAGGATTGGACCAACGTGTTACTTGCTCTCCTTATCACACACCGATGCACAACACGTTACATGCCTGATACTACACATTCTACCAAACCATATTTTTTTAGAATCTCGTTCTGTGTAGCATTGATGTCCAATATTTGTATTCAAAGCAGGGCATTGAGGGTGATTTTGCACGTCAGGTTTTCCCTTGCCTTTTTTAACCTAAAAATAACGTCACATACAGTATATCATGCCCACTTAAGACAATACTGATTAAATTAAAGTTGCAACTGAAGCTAGTTATGTCGGCTAGCTGCTAATGTGCTCGCTTTTGGGCTAACATGCTAGCCAGGAATCATGCCCTGCTTAGCTCATCATGCTAACATCAGTGGTTGTTAGCAAAGTATACATATACATGAACTGTTAAGtgacatatttttttaatcactgTAAGAATAATGAACGCATAGTAGTAATTTTGTAAAGTTCGTCTCTTTTCCTACTTCATTACATTGACAATCCCCCATATTAAGAAGGAGTAGGTAACATTAGCTAAGGCCGGGTATCGAGGGGGCGGGCGGGAGTGTGGGCGTGTTTATGGGCTTCAGGGGGGTTCAGTGACTTGATCCTGGTAGTTTAAATACCCAGAAGGAGGAACAAGATAGAGAGGGTGAGTAGACGATATTTTCTCAACTGCTTTATCGAATAGTTTGCCAAATATTTTACTTTTCAACGCACACTCTCTTTTAGTTCTGCACACGTACTCAACTATACGTCATTACGCCATCATACATAGATACTCCGGTGCCGTGAAGTTATTGTTATAAGTTCACGATTTAGCTTGCGTTGTTTAGCCACAACGGCTAACGCAAGCTAAAACGTGAATTTATTATAACAATTACACTTTCCTTAAACTCATCTCctttttgaaataaataagcTAAACCGACGGGATTTAAAAAAGATAGATATTTTCTGTCTGAGTTTGAATATCCTATTAGATGGGCTTTCTTAACTGTTATAACGGCTGCGCTTAAACTCCGGGCGTTTGCGTAGTTAAGTCACAGCGAACAGTTGTACATATGGTGGAACAACGGCCAACATTAAATtgtcatttaaaacatttttataaaataattttctGAAAGTTATAGTTGTTATGTGGTGATGCTACTGTAGCAATCAGCTTCAACACATGGTTAGGGAAGGTAAAGCTCTCGATTAATTGTTTATGTTGTATTGTTCGGTCACGAAATCCTCCCCCTCTGTTGGCATGGTTTTCCTCAAGTAAAGCTTCACTTCCGGTCAAAGTTGTACGTAGAGCTCGTAAACAAAAATCTGTTATCTGTGAAACAGCTGATCTGATCACTTTAGCATCGATACTTTATCTGACACCGGTAACAATCTCTGCGTTGCAGAACTCATCAGTGATGATTCTATCAATTCTATTGGTCAGAATACTACCGTATCTAATATGATTGGACACAGAAATGGTTAACCATACGgttatagtaaaataaaataaaaattattgtaAAAACATGTTGGAGTTCGAATTGGTCTAAGACTTTGTTTTATCAAACACATGTTACATTTAGGATAAGTATTTGTATTATTGGTCGTTTGTGAGAAGAAACATCGGCTGGTTAATTTCACTTATGATTCTAAGTACATTTAAAGTAGCTTGTTGATATACCGGAGGCAAATAAATTGGAGCACATGTAGCTTGTTTGTGTTGATCATATACTGGAGCTGGGATGAACGGCACTTAGAAAGGACATGAATGCAGCATTTTCGCCGGAAATGCCCAAAGCAGCTATCAGTTAGCATCATGTGCTGTTAGCATCATGTGCAGGAAGTAGCAAACAGCAATATAAACGGTGGATGGATACAACCAGAGCCACAACACATCTGAGCGGTGTATTACGAAACCAGATTAGTGTGTTAGCTAGGTACGTTGAGTTTAAATCCAGAGTTTTCTATATCCTAGAGTTTGCGGTCTATATCAACTAAAGATAACTGCAATAATAACTAGATCCCTTGAAAATAGTGTCGAATTAAAGTCGATAGTAAATCTCGGAGCAGTTGTGATTCTCAGAGAAAGGGATACTTTATTTATGTAAAGCTGTGAAGTTGCAATAGCACAAACTGTTTGCAATGCATTActtctttgttgttgtttttacagcTGCAACCTATATCGGGGATGCAGATTATCAGAACAGGAATACTCTGTTTTATATGATTGTTCTTTTAGGCAGGGCATATTGTAGCCCACACTAGTTTTTCTTGTCTCATATTTGGTTGtgtgtattatattttggttgtGTGTATTATATTTCTTTATAATAATATAACAGTCTGAACTGCCCACACATTTGCCCACTAGGGCTCTAAAATAAGCCTCTTATAAATGTGCAGGCAAAACAATAGTGTACAATATTATAGATTAGTATGAAGCTTACTTGCATATGGAATGTGGtatagtacaattatttttcacGTATCCTTTATTATTGGACAGTTTCAGACCGGAATGCTACTAGATAATATAGTTTTAATCTACTGTATCAAGTTTTAAGAAGAGTAGTAGAAGGGAGTTTTGAAGACCTGTAGAGAGCACAGTTGTTCAATTAGAAAAAAAGGTAAGCGTAGATTGCATCTAGCGAGATATATGaatatatgatttttttttttaaacaatcacTACATTTCCTCCAGCATTTTGCTCTTTTTCTTGCAGCTTGTTGCCTCATGACAtaatattgtttttatattcctGTAAAATTCAATTTGTAGTAAACCTCCCTGTAGTCTCTTGACAACAACTGGCAGTTATTTCTCCTTGATCTTTAATTTCACAGCACAAAAGTGCTGAAAGAAAAGTAGTGGATTGATCAAAGCTTTTAACGTTTAAGTAGAGCTGTTCGTTTTTTAGCCCAATGATTCATGGCTAGTTGTGATGTATTTGCTATTTTGTCACATCAAAAAATGACATGTTTAATTTAAAATCAATCCCACATGTTTCCCGGGGGATACATTCCATGCATTTTTATTCCAAATCACATAAGAAAATACATTGTTTAAAATGTGATAGGGTCAGGAATGTGACATCTAAAACGTAATATTTGTGGTGGATCAGTGTTTGTATTTGTCTGACTCTGATGTTTGTGCAGGTCAATCTCTTTAGAAGATGGCCACGATGAACGTGGCAGTGAATGTACCTGCCTATGCAAGGCAGCCAAACCactgtgaggtgctggcctggcTCAACTCGACTTTACAGGCAGGCTTCGCCGGGTTGGATCATGTATACACAGGTAGGTCAACATGCATACTTTTAAATGCGGGAATAACACCTCGACAAACTATCATGAGCCAGGCCGTAGAAGTATATATTTTGTGTATACTTGTGTGGATGCTGGACTCTGAGCCGACCTGACTGCACATAATTGATtacagttgtgtgtgtttgtgtgaacatCCAGGCGCCGCCTTTTGCCAGCTCATCGACTGCCTGTTTCCTGAAACCCTGGACCTCTCAAGCGTCCGATTCGAAAGCAATGAAAAGGTGGACTCTCTCCACAACTACAGTTTACTGCAAACTGCATTCAAAAAAGTTGCAGTATTACGAGTGAGTATTGTAACAAAAGTGGGGAGCGACCAATAAATCAAGGACCGTTGAAAAATTACGTCCAGAGTCTTGCACGTATGATATTAGTTATTATGTTGAACAATAAGCCACTAAGTTATACTGTAGAAGTGACACGTCTTTTTCTTAGGTAGTTAAAAACTCTTCACCTAGGAACCCTGGAAGTTTTTAGTTTAGCTGTAAAGTATCTCTTTACATATGTACATAGGTTGgtcacaatttaaaaaaaattaaatgtttaATGCTAGTTATCTATCAAAAGGgttttcttatgttctttgttTAATTAGGTGTGAATATTTTTGACTGGTGAATATGAAAGTTTAAAGCCTCTTCTCTGTTTCCAGTACATCCCTGTTGAACCGCTGATGGCAAGGAATGTATCGGTCACTCTGCAATTCCTGAACTGGTTTTACCTTTTCTTTAAGAAGAACATGAGTGAGACCAGGGAGTACAATGCCTTTGAGGCCAGAGATGGAAAGAATATTGTTCCTCCTCGCACAGGTAGGAAAAGAGTTTGTGTGTGGATGAATCACACGGTTGTTACACAGATATTGCCCATTGCAAAGGGGTGGGGGACTGAAATATGCAATATTTGTGTATTTGCCACATTTACACCATAACCCGAAATATTACAGAATGCAGaatttgtttttggttttcagtatttttatatagagCATATACACAATGAGTAGCACACCAAAACcaatatatttaaattaaaacatTATCTGTAATCATTAAATATAACACTACAAGTTACTTTTCTCATTGACCTAACAAATAGGTTTTCATCTTAAGCCATGACACTGTAAAAAGTGGAATTTGTTTTATATAAGACGGtcaattaaatgtgttttttcatgaTAGGTACTACCTGATTTACACAAGACAAAATTGCACCTACATGTTCCCAAATCAATTCACAAAGTTTGAATATGTTTGCACAATCAGTATTTTTCCATCTATTTAGACTATTACAACTATGTGAAGTCAGTTTGATatgctggacttatgtttgaaTAAGCAGCTTTAATGCAGAAGTCACAATTGGATGCCCTCGCATTAACATAATACTATATCAATGCCAGGTTAATTACACGCAGAGAGATATAAAATGCAAACGTTATTTGCTTTCTTTTGCTTTAGATAATGAAAATGAAGCTTTAGGGAAATAAAGCCAGTAATATTAAGTGGTTATGTCTTAAAGCACTTGTAATGTGTTTTCACTCCCATCTGATCCCCCAGAGAGTGAGGAGGAGAACGAGGTCAGAAGAGtggcaaaagaaaaaaagcGAAAGTTGAAATCTGAGGCGGATGCAAAAGTGGGGCAGGAGACCGAGGAACGGAACAAAATCAAGAAACAAAAGGAGGAGCAAGCAGATGAAGAAAGTTATGAAACCTTTTTGCTCTTCATCAAAAGATACTGCAGTGACACGAGTGCAGACCCTTCTGTTTCGGCCTTCTTAAGTCCGACCCACTGCGCGAACGTCATTAAAGCCTGCTACTCCCTGCCATACTGCCTCTACCTGTATATGGACGTGGAGCTGGGCTTAGAAAAGAACACAAGTGTCGTCCTGTTGGGATATTTCGACCAAAACTCAGGTGTCAGTGTGGTAAAGCCGCTGCTCACGCTGCAGCTGAGCGGCAGCTATGCTGACCCTCAGTACTCAGAGGACGCAGgcacacacactgtaaacacACACGCTGAAACTGATGCAAGCCTTCTAATCAAAGAGCTGAAGAGGAATGATCTTTGGCTGCCCAACGCCGCTGTGTTTTACTGTAACGCTCCGAACCTGACGGTGAGCAACGTGTTTCTATCACACCTCCAGCCTTTCAACCAAAATATCATATCGCTCTGCGGCCTCCCCGGGATGACGTCACGCGCCTGCCAGGCCGGACTCTTGTCTTCCTTCAGTTGCGTGGTTGACCTCATTAGAGACATCCACTACCACTACTACACCTGCCCCTCCGTCAGTGACAGTGTGAAAGGCCTATTTGCTGATGAGAAGTACTATAACCCCTCCCTTCCTATCGCTGCACAGTGTCTGTTCATCATCCACGCTTGTCAGAAGATGGTCGACTGCTGGAGGCTTTTAGTGGAGTATTTTAAGTCATTGAAGCAAGTAGAGGACTCCAACCGTATCAGAGCCCAGCTGTTGGATTATAAAATCCGCCTGCGCATCATTTTCCTCGCCCAAAATTTGGAGCCCATCCGGGCCCTTCAAGAGTTGCAGGCCTCCAGCAACGCATGCGTGCCCTTGGAGCTCCAGCTGGCCTCCATGGTGATGCACTCGTTTGCGTCCAGTCTGCTCCGGCCCTCCGCCATAGAGAATTTTCTCAACAAGCGAAGCGTGAGTCACCTCCAAACCAGCTCGGACCTGCTCCCTGTCAAAGAGGTGCGCGTTGGTTCTAGTGCCCGAGACTTTCTGTGGGCCAGCGCTGTCGTGGATCTGGGAGAAGCGGACAGGAAGGTCTTCCGGAGCGATGCGAAAGCTTTCTATAAAGCAGTACTGGAGAGTTTTGCGGAGAGTCTTCCTGAGGATCTGGGGGATGTGGCACTGAAGAATATGGGCAGGGTGCTGGGACATTCTCAGGATATCAACGTAAGGATATCTTTTTTGGTTCATTCAAAGTGACACTTAATGCAGTCAGCTCCTGCTTAACATTTGTTGAGCCTGTATGATGTGGATTGtatatttaaaatgaatacAATAAACTAAATCATAGTAGGGATGCAGACAAACATGTCTTTACTAGACTATATCAAATATTTTGTCTGTTTTCTCCCAAACATTTAAGAATTCTCTCCAGAATTAGATATATAGATACAGCATTAAAACTGTTATGACAAAATAGAAGACACTTTGAATCTCTGGATGGGCCGCATATTCACTATCTGTATTTTGCTTCCTTTTGATATATGTGTTTTTCTTCCAGGGAAATAAATTGAACGCAGGAGTGCTCACAGAGTTGGCGGATCAGCTGGGTCTGTTCAAAGCTGGGGTTAGCGGAAAGAAAATTCTGGTCAGCAGCTACTTCCATTTCCTCAAGGCCACAAAGAAGGAACAAAGTGTCAGCTGGAAAAAGGTAAACTAACAACACAATGGAGCAAAGTGAAGAATACTGGTGTTACCTTATCAGGTAAACTTAATGAGTAACAGAATACCTACAGTAGCTCATgattaatacaaaaaataaagtgTCATCATTtgaatgatatatatatattgatttgATTTACGTTAAGTTGCAGAAAAACTGCTGGTTCTGAAGCTATCAAAAGTCATTACAATGGCTGCCTGTGTTCTCTTCATAGATATTGTACATGAACAGACATTTCACGAGTCTGCGTAGACTCTTCCTGTCGATCCTGGCCCTGCCGAGCTCTCTTCACAGGACACAGGTGTTTGCTACGGTGAGTGTTAATAGTTACATCTGTTCTGAAGGCTGACAGTCGGTTCAGTAACTGAATCAGAGGCCATTTTCACAAAATATCTTATTTTAAAGGGATAGTTTGGATGTTTTAAAGTGGGATTGTATGAGGAACTAATCCATAGTCAGCATTTACAGTATCAACCaatcaaaaaacaaaacatcataTTTTATGATCAAAACATCACAGACGTTTGTCTTTAATATAACCACTTGATACCAACCGAAAACAAACACAGGAGTGAATCAAATCCTATTCAAAGGGGTTCTATTATGctctttggggttttccctttcctgtagtgtgttatatcgtTTTTTTTTTGCATGTAAATGATCTGCAACGGCAACAAACCCAAACTGTATCTCCCACCCCCAACCCCCAAATTAAGAAGATGTTCGTCTACACTAGCCATTAGCTTGTTTGGGTGACTTTGGTGTTTTAATGGTTGGTTCGTAATCACAAAGTATATACTCACCAATGAATCAAGGACGTGTGTGCTTTAAACTGTTggttgtgtatttgtgtgaacatgtgTGTTTTTGCTCTTGatttaaagatgtgcaacaagGCTCTTCCTCAAAGCAAGGAACCCCCCATATCCTTATCTGAATTGTACGAAAGGCTAGAAATACCCAACACAACGAGGAAGCATCGGAAGAAACTTGTCCAGTCAAAACATGACAACAAGAGGAAAGAGGAGTCTTCCTCAGATGATGGTGACGGCGCTGTGGCCAAACCACGGTTACAGCTTCCCTCCAAACGCCCCATCACTAAGGAGGACTCGGAAAAAACGGACAATTCTTCAGGTAAGACTGTCAGGTGTGATTTCAGAGTGTAGCTCACGTTTCTGTACCAGCCTCGGGACAGTTTTATCTCACAGACCACCATTGAATTCCTGATATTACCACTTACATTTGTTCATAATACGCTGTTCTTCTATACAGCTGTTTTTCCCTATATCTACATCGTTAAATATCATTATAGTACAGTATTACATTTCACATTCTGTTTcattttattctatttttacCTGTACATGGTTAACTTATTCCtgcatttacttgcactatttaatttaaattttcTTATTTACTTTATGTCTTAAGTATATTTTATGTGTATCACCATTCACACTCATAACCAACGATTAAATTGTACTTTACATACATCTTTTAATAATACTATGCGGTACAAGATTGAAATTCAATTTGATTgtgttttctctttttctcaGATGTGGTGGATGTCACTGAAGGGTCCAAAATGAGGCCCAGAAACATGAAGCCAGGAAGTAAGAATGGATGTGGAATATTGTAAATGATGTAGTATTAATAATGTTATAGTTATTGACATAAATGTAAACACaatatgtacttattgtaaTCCTAGTGTTGTGAACAATGCTATATTTAACGTGTGTATGGAAACATATTCAGTAGGTCATTGTAACTGTATTGCAGGTGAAAGTCGTCCAAAGGCAAAGTATTCATGCGTTGAGGACAGTAAAAACGATGATGAAGACAGCGACTGCATGATTTTAACAAGAACACCACCCAAGACTGCAGACTTAACGGTAAAAATAGTTCATTCAGATGAgcattttttaaaacaacaaatcaaacctGCATTTATCTCTTCAAACATTCATATTCTAACAACACATTTTTGCTTGTTAAGTTTGGTGGCATTAaaggtttgtgtgtgttgtctaGGATGTGATGGGGGAGCTGGTCTGGGGTCTGGTGGAGGGCTTTGCTTCCTGGCCAGCCGTCATTGTCCCGTCTAAGGAAGAGAAGCAAGATCCAGAGTGGAGGATGGTGTCGTGGTACGGACAGAACATGTCCTCTACGGTGAGTCAGATGTGAGCGGTAAAACGTTGCAGGATGTTACAATAATCATAAACGCTTAATAGGGACACTAAGGGTTAGGCAAAATGTGATTGGCTGAGAACATCGCTGTTTATTTAGCTAATTTAATTGTATGCCCAGAAAGAGCTTCTGAGAGCAAAGCTTTGCGGGTTGTCTTTTTCTAAAACTATCCATAACCACTGTTCAAACAGATCTTTAATTGGAAAGATTTTTTACATCACTATCAAGTTTAGGCAATGACAGTTTTAGATTCTCAGTCTCCCTTCAAAAATGCTCACTGataatctatatatatataagagaATCCTAGTATCAAaatcaaatcttttaaaaaaaaaaattcatatAGTTTTGAAATGTGTTTGAGTTTGAAATATTGTCTATATGCACTTCTTATAGTAACTGAATAAATGTAACTCTGGTTCCAGATCAAGTTTCAGGCTCTGAAACCGTTGGCTTCCTTCGCCCAGCACTTCTCCTCCAACTCCTTCGCCATCCTCGACACCTACCGAGAATCCATCTTCTTGTCTTTGAAGGTCTGAGAGTCTCCTAAAAAGTGCACATATGTGATGCAGATTTGTGCTCTTGCTAACATGTTTGTATCCATGCCTTTTAGGAGGCAGCCCTGCGTTGTAAGAAGCCGTTTGCTGCGTCTGATGAGGACCGCGACGAGCTGCTGAAGCAGATGTTGGACTGGGCCCTCGGAGGGTTTCTGCCCTCGGGGCCGGGCGGACTCAAAGCAACGGCAGCCTCAAATGGTATGATTGAAGAAGTGGCTGAATAGATGTATCACTGCTTTCAGactaaaatgagttttttctcagagGTAAAGTCAGAGGCATTTGACAGCAATTAAGCATTCATATGTATTCATATGTATCTTTTACTGTGCTTTTGTTGTATATTAAATACACTTTTCCGGACAGCACTATTGAAAGCAAAAGTCTGAACATCAGCTAACTGCTAGCCTTGTCGCATTTCGGTATGTTAATAGT
This Pseudochaenichthys georgianus chromosome 7, fPseGeo1.2, whole genome shotgun sequence DNA region includes the following protein-coding sequences:
- the LOC117449756 gene encoding uncharacterized protein; translation: MATMNVAVNVPAYARQPNHCEVLAWLNSTLQAGFAGLDHVYTGAAFCQLIDCLFPETLDLSSVRFESNEKVDSLHNYSLLQTAFKKVAVLRYIPVEPLMARNVSVTLQFLNWFYLFFKKNMSETREYNAFEARDGKNIVPPRTESEEENEVRRVAKEKKRKLKSEADAKVGQETEERNKIKKQKEEQADEESYETFLLFIKRYCSDTSADPSVSAFLSPTHCANVIKACYSLPYCLYLYMDVELGLEKNTSVVLLGYFDQNSGVSVVKPLLTLQLSGSYADPQYSEDAGTHTVNTHAETDASLLIKELKRNDLWLPNAAVFYCNAPNLTVSNVFLSHLQPFNQNIISLCGLPGMTSRACQAGLLSSFSCVVDLIRDIHYHYYTCPSVSDSVKGLFADEKYYNPSLPIAAQCLFIIHACQKMVDCWRLLVEYFKSLKQVEDSNRIRAQLLDYKIRLRIIFLAQNLEPIRALQELQASSNACVPLELQLASMVMHSFASSLLRPSAIENFLNKRSVSHLQTSSDLLPVKEVRVGSSARDFLWASAVVDLGEADRKVFRSDAKAFYKAVLESFAESLPEDLGDVALKNMGRVLGHSQDINGNKLNAGVLTELADQLGLFKAGVSGKKILVSSYFHFLKATKKEQSVSWKKILYMNRHFTSLRRLFLSILALPSSLHRTQVFATMCNKALPQSKEPPISLSELYERLEIPNTTRKHRKKLVQSKHDNKRKEESSSDDGDGAVAKPRLQLPSKRPITKEDSEKTDNSSDVVDVTEGSKMRPRNMKPGSESRPKAKYSCVEDSKNDDEDSDCMILTRTPPKTADLTDVMGELVWGLVEGFASWPAVIVPSKEEKQDPEWRMVSWYGQNMSSTIKFQALKPLASFAQHFSSNSFAILDTYRESIFLSLKEAALRCKKPFAASDEDRDELLKQMLDWALGGFLPSGPGGLKATAASNGMIEEVADLYTHTMLLYLPINITFLYCCVKYLMLTSIIVSCLGVTKTNNRPKVTEKPFSKVISSHTAISSSPPISCKINILSTLTKELSICLNRLPLEMYSVYRPANGKTLEEGFEFAGKSNNGVAKEKVSRGGWEGERNDWRGILENERGSSKGGSKGGKVQKKKFSPSDDLFDDDVSPDYVPHKTRDYAKTYNKVNHPSSTYTQPNQKHRERAIRNIMDLKLEIEGFCLCCGTEDVEIFHPLFKGSLCVKCKNNLTETLYRYDEDGYQSYCTICCYGMEVIMCGNDSCCRSYCADCMDILVSAGTFDSLKELDPWICFLCQPHRPHGALIPREDWSIRVQELFANNSAMEFEPHRVYPSIPANLRRPIKVLSLFDGIATGYLVLKDLGFKVDECYASEICEDSIAVTTVNHDGKIIHVGDARFITQKHLEQWGPFDMLIGGSPCNDLSIVNHLRKGLYEGSGRLFFEYYRILQLLKPKEEDPRPFFWLFENVVFMNTHDKVNICRFLECNPVLVDAVKVSPAHRARYFWGNIPGMSRPIIASQNDKLILQDCLEIGREARVTKVRTITTNSNSLRQGKGPSSLLPVLYNGREDSLWITELEKIFGFPKHYTDVRNMTRQQRQKVLGKSWSVPVIRHLFAPLKEYFACEKLPPLTISSFSSPSSPDSPEMMQLR